A single genomic interval of Lathyrus oleraceus cultivar Zhongwan6 chromosome 7, CAAS_Psat_ZW6_1.0, whole genome shotgun sequence harbors:
- the LOC127107816 gene encoding uncharacterized protein LOC127107816 produces the protein MYLPLHILIRTFLHCRPFSHSAAAILHPPEPDLESFTYLEGFPKPDPKYDETILAIPRRDFGKNISAKEHKVGRVPSIVFEQEDGQHGGNKGLISVCSDQIRKLINHLGRSFFLSRLFHLQVLHQFDSDSNPNDDNVIENVHVLPRSIHLKAGTDAPLNVTFIRAPSDALLKVDIPIVFIGDDISPGLKKEKEVCAQSVKSYL, from the exons ATGTATCTCCCCCTCCACATACTCATCAGAACCTTCCTTCACTGCCGTCCATTCTCCCATTCCGCCGCCGCCATCCTCCACCCCCCAGAGCCAGACCTAGAGTCGTTCACCTACCTCGAAGGCTTTCCAAAACCTGACCCTAAGTACGACGAGACCATCCTCGCTATCCCCCGCAGAGATTTCGGGAAGAACATTTCGGCCAAGGAGCACAAAGTCGGTCGCGTTCCGAGCATAGTATTCGAGCAGGAAGACGGCCAGCACGGCGGTAACAAAGGCCTCATTTCCGTCTGCTCTGATCAGATCAGGAAGCTCATTAACCATCTCGGACGCTCGTTTTTCCTCTCACGCCTCTTCCATCTACAAGTTCTCCACCAATTCGACTCTGATTCAAACCCTAACGATGACAATGTCATTGAGAACGTTCACGTTTTGCCCCGCAGT ATTCATTTGAAAGCTGGCACAGATGCACCTTTGAATGTTACATTTATAAGGGCTCCTTCAGATGCTTTGTTGAAAGTTGATATTCCTATTGTATTCATAGGAGATGATATTTCCCCTGGACTCAAGAAAG AGAAGGAAGTTTGTGCTCAGAGTGTAAAAAGTTACCTATAA